A stretch of Panthera tigris isolate Pti1 chromosome E2, P.tigris_Pti1_mat1.1, whole genome shotgun sequence DNA encodes these proteins:
- the PRMT1 gene encoding protein arginine N-methyltransferase 1 isoform X2, translated as MAAAEAANCIMEVSCGQAESSEKPNAEDMTSKDYYFDSYAHFGIHEEMLKDEVRTLTYRNSMFHNRHLFKDKVVLDVGSGTGILCMFAAKAGARKVIGIECSSISDYAVKIVKANKLDHVVTIIKGKVEEVELPVEKVDIIISEWMGYCLFYESMLNTVLYARDKWLAPDGLIFPDRATLYVTAIEDRQYKDYKIHWWENVYGFDMSCIKDVAIKEPLVDVVDPKQLVTNACLIKEVDIYTVKVEDLTFTSPFCLQVKRNDYVHALVAYFNIEFTRCHKRTGFSTSPESPYTHWKQTVFYMEDYLTVKTGEEIFGTIGMRPNAKNNRDLDFTIDLDFKGQLCELSCSTDYRMR; from the exons ATGGCGGCAGCCGAGGCCGCGAACTGCATCATGGAG GTCTCCTGTGGCCAAGCAGAAAGCAGCGAGAAGCCCAACGCTGAGGACATGACGTCCAAAGATTACTACTTTGATTCCTATGCTCACTTCGGCATTCACGAG GAGATGCTGAAAGATGAGGTACGCACCCTCACGTACCGAAACTCCATGTTTCACAACCGGCACCTCTTCAAGGACAAGGTGGTGCTGGATGTGGGCTCGGGCACAGGGATCCTCTGTATGTTCGCTGCCAAGGCCGGAGCCCGCAAGGTCATCGGG ATCGAGTGTTCCAGTATCTCTGATTATGCGGTGAAGATCGTCAAAGCCAACAAGTTAGACCACG TGGTGACCATCATCAAGGggaaggtggaggaggtggagctTCCGGTGGAGAAGGTGGACATCATTATCAGCGAGTGGATGGGCTACTGCCTTTTCTACGAGTCAATGCTCAACACCGTTCTCTATGCCCGAGACAAGTGGCTG GCACCCGATGGCCTCATCTTCCCAGACCGGGCCACGCTGTATGTGACGGCCATCGAAGACCGGCAGTACAAAGACTACAAGATCCACT GGTGGGAGAACGTATATGGCTTTGACATGTCTTGCATCAAAGACGTGGCCATCAAGGAGCCCCTGGTGGACGTGGTGGACCCCAAGCAGTTGGTCACCAACGCCTGCCTCATAAAG GAGGTGGACATCTACACTGTCAAGGTGGAAGACCTGACCTTCACCTCCCCCTTCTGCCTGCAAGTGAAGCGGAATGACTACGTGCACGCGCTGGTGGCCTACTTCAACATCGAGTTCACTCGCTGCCACAAGAGGACAGGCTTCTCCACCA GCCCCGAGTCCCCGTACACGCACTGGAAGCAGACCGTGTTCTACATGGAGGACTACCTGACCGTGAAGACGGGCGAGGAGATCTTTGGCACCATTGGCATGCGGCCCAATGCCAAGAATAAT
- the PRMT1 gene encoding protein arginine N-methyltransferase 1 isoform X1, with the protein MAAAEAANCIMENFVATLANGMSLQPPLEEVSCGQAESSEKPNAEDMTSKDYYFDSYAHFGIHEEMLKDEVRTLTYRNSMFHNRHLFKDKVVLDVGSGTGILCMFAAKAGARKVIGIECSSISDYAVKIVKANKLDHVVTIIKGKVEEVELPVEKVDIIISEWMGYCLFYESMLNTVLYARDKWLAPDGLIFPDRATLYVTAIEDRQYKDYKIHWWENVYGFDMSCIKDVAIKEPLVDVVDPKQLVTNACLIKEVDIYTVKVEDLTFTSPFCLQVKRNDYVHALVAYFNIEFTRCHKRTGFSTSPESPYTHWKQTVFYMEDYLTVKTGEEIFGTIGMRPNAKNNRDLDFTIDLDFKGQLCELSCSTDYRMR; encoded by the exons ATGGCGGCAGCCGAGGCCGCGAACTGCATCATGGAG AATTTTGTAGCCACCTTGGCTAATGGGATGAGCCTCCAGCCGCCTCTTGAAGAA GTCTCCTGTGGCCAAGCAGAAAGCAGCGAGAAGCCCAACGCTGAGGACATGACGTCCAAAGATTACTACTTTGATTCCTATGCTCACTTCGGCATTCACGAG GAGATGCTGAAAGATGAGGTACGCACCCTCACGTACCGAAACTCCATGTTTCACAACCGGCACCTCTTCAAGGACAAGGTGGTGCTGGATGTGGGCTCGGGCACAGGGATCCTCTGTATGTTCGCTGCCAAGGCCGGAGCCCGCAAGGTCATCGGG ATCGAGTGTTCCAGTATCTCTGATTATGCGGTGAAGATCGTCAAAGCCAACAAGTTAGACCACG TGGTGACCATCATCAAGGggaaggtggaggaggtggagctTCCGGTGGAGAAGGTGGACATCATTATCAGCGAGTGGATGGGCTACTGCCTTTTCTACGAGTCAATGCTCAACACCGTTCTCTATGCCCGAGACAAGTGGCTG GCACCCGATGGCCTCATCTTCCCAGACCGGGCCACGCTGTATGTGACGGCCATCGAAGACCGGCAGTACAAAGACTACAAGATCCACT GGTGGGAGAACGTATATGGCTTTGACATGTCTTGCATCAAAGACGTGGCCATCAAGGAGCCCCTGGTGGACGTGGTGGACCCCAAGCAGTTGGTCACCAACGCCTGCCTCATAAAG GAGGTGGACATCTACACTGTCAAGGTGGAAGACCTGACCTTCACCTCCCCCTTCTGCCTGCAAGTGAAGCGGAATGACTACGTGCACGCGCTGGTGGCCTACTTCAACATCGAGTTCACTCGCTGCCACAAGAGGACAGGCTTCTCCACCA GCCCCGAGTCCCCGTACACGCACTGGAAGCAGACCGTGTTCTACATGGAGGACTACCTGACCGTGAAGACGGGCGAGGAGATCTTTGGCACCATTGGCATGCGGCCCAATGCCAAGAATAAT
- the PRMT1 gene encoding protein arginine N-methyltransferase 1 isoform X6 translates to MGRAPKPTSPGEGRESLCYEKDVVEYKLPPLGDLSLPGAYAKNFVATLANGMSLQPPLEEVSCGQAESSEKPNAEDMTSKDYYFDSYAHFGIHEEMLKDEVRTLTYRNSMFHNRHLFKDKVVLDVGSGTGILCMFAAKAGARKVIGIECSSISDYAVKIVKANKLDHVVTIIKGKVEEVELPVEKVDIIISEWMGYCLFYESMLNTVLYARDKWLAPDGLIFPDRATLYVTAIEDRQYKDYKIHWWENVYGFDMSCIKDVAIKEPLVDVVDPKQLVTNACLIKEVDIYTVKVEDLTFTSPFCLQVKRNDYVHALVAYFNIEFTRCHKRTGFSTSPESPYTHWKQTVFYMEDYLTVKTGEEIFGTIGMRPNAKNNRDLDFTIDLDFKGQLCELSCSTDYRMR, encoded by the exons ATGGGGCGTGCCCCAAAGCCCACCTCCCCGGGCGAGGGGAGGGAGAGTCTCTGCTATGAAAAGGATGTGGTGGAATATAAATTACCTCCTCTTGGAGATCTTTCTCTCCCCGGCGCATACGCGAAG AATTTTGTAGCCACCTTGGCTAATGGGATGAGCCTCCAGCCGCCTCTTGAAGAA GTCTCCTGTGGCCAAGCAGAAAGCAGCGAGAAGCCCAACGCTGAGGACATGACGTCCAAAGATTACTACTTTGATTCCTATGCTCACTTCGGCATTCACGAG GAGATGCTGAAAGATGAGGTACGCACCCTCACGTACCGAAACTCCATGTTTCACAACCGGCACCTCTTCAAGGACAAGGTGGTGCTGGATGTGGGCTCGGGCACAGGGATCCTCTGTATGTTCGCTGCCAAGGCCGGAGCCCGCAAGGTCATCGGG ATCGAGTGTTCCAGTATCTCTGATTATGCGGTGAAGATCGTCAAAGCCAACAAGTTAGACCACG TGGTGACCATCATCAAGGggaaggtggaggaggtggagctTCCGGTGGAGAAGGTGGACATCATTATCAGCGAGTGGATGGGCTACTGCCTTTTCTACGAGTCAATGCTCAACACCGTTCTCTATGCCCGAGACAAGTGGCTG GCACCCGATGGCCTCATCTTCCCAGACCGGGCCACGCTGTATGTGACGGCCATCGAAGACCGGCAGTACAAAGACTACAAGATCCACT GGTGGGAGAACGTATATGGCTTTGACATGTCTTGCATCAAAGACGTGGCCATCAAGGAGCCCCTGGTGGACGTGGTGGACCCCAAGCAGTTGGTCACCAACGCCTGCCTCATAAAG GAGGTGGACATCTACACTGTCAAGGTGGAAGACCTGACCTTCACCTCCCCCTTCTGCCTGCAAGTGAAGCGGAATGACTACGTGCACGCGCTGGTGGCCTACTTCAACATCGAGTTCACTCGCTGCCACAAGAGGACAGGCTTCTCCACCA GCCCCGAGTCCCCGTACACGCACTGGAAGCAGACCGTGTTCTACATGGAGGACTACCTGACCGTGAAGACGGGCGAGGAGATCTTTGGCACCATTGGCATGCGGCCCAATGCCAAGAATAAT
- the PRMT1 gene encoding protein arginine N-methyltransferase 1 isoform X5: MVSCGQAESSEKPNAEDMTSKDYYFDSYAHFGIHEEMLKDEVRTLTYRNSMFHNRHLFKDKVVLDVGSGTGILCMFAAKAGARKVIGIECSSISDYAVKIVKANKLDHVVTIIKGKVEEVELPVEKVDIIISEWMGYCLFYESMLNTVLYARDKWLAPDGLIFPDRATLYVTAIEDRQYKDYKIHWWENVYGFDMSCIKDVAIKEPLVDVVDPKQLVTNACLIKEVDIYTVKVEDLTFTSPFCLQVKRNDYVHALVAYFNIEFTRCHKRTGFSTSPESPYTHWKQTVFYMEDYLTVKTGEEIFGTIGMRPNAKNNRDLDFTIDLDFKGQLCELSCSTDYRMR; encoded by the exons ATG GTCTCCTGTGGCCAAGCAGAAAGCAGCGAGAAGCCCAACGCTGAGGACATGACGTCCAAAGATTACTACTTTGATTCCTATGCTCACTTCGGCATTCACGAG GAGATGCTGAAAGATGAGGTACGCACCCTCACGTACCGAAACTCCATGTTTCACAACCGGCACCTCTTCAAGGACAAGGTGGTGCTGGATGTGGGCTCGGGCACAGGGATCCTCTGTATGTTCGCTGCCAAGGCCGGAGCCCGCAAGGTCATCGGG ATCGAGTGTTCCAGTATCTCTGATTATGCGGTGAAGATCGTCAAAGCCAACAAGTTAGACCACG TGGTGACCATCATCAAGGggaaggtggaggaggtggagctTCCGGTGGAGAAGGTGGACATCATTATCAGCGAGTGGATGGGCTACTGCCTTTTCTACGAGTCAATGCTCAACACCGTTCTCTATGCCCGAGACAAGTGGCTG GCACCCGATGGCCTCATCTTCCCAGACCGGGCCACGCTGTATGTGACGGCCATCGAAGACCGGCAGTACAAAGACTACAAGATCCACT GGTGGGAGAACGTATATGGCTTTGACATGTCTTGCATCAAAGACGTGGCCATCAAGGAGCCCCTGGTGGACGTGGTGGACCCCAAGCAGTTGGTCACCAACGCCTGCCTCATAAAG GAGGTGGACATCTACACTGTCAAGGTGGAAGACCTGACCTTCACCTCCCCCTTCTGCCTGCAAGTGAAGCGGAATGACTACGTGCACGCGCTGGTGGCCTACTTCAACATCGAGTTCACTCGCTGCCACAAGAGGACAGGCTTCTCCACCA GCCCCGAGTCCCCGTACACGCACTGGAAGCAGACCGTGTTCTACATGGAGGACTACCTGACCGTGAAGACGGGCGAGGAGATCTTTGGCACCATTGGCATGCGGCCCAATGCCAAGAATAAT
- the PRMT1 gene encoding protein arginine N-methyltransferase 1 isoform X3, whose product MSLQPPLEEVSCGQAESSEKPNAEDMTSKDYYFDSYAHFGIHEEMLKDEVRTLTYRNSMFHNRHLFKDKVVLDVGSGTGILCMFAAKAGARKVIGIECSSISDYAVKIVKANKLDHVVTIIKGKVEEVELPVEKVDIIISEWMGYCLFYESMLNTVLYARDKWLAPDGLIFPDRATLYVTAIEDRQYKDYKIHWWENVYGFDMSCIKDVAIKEPLVDVVDPKQLVTNACLIKEVDIYTVKVEDLTFTSPFCLQVKRNDYVHALVAYFNIEFTRCHKRTGFSTSPESPYTHWKQTVFYMEDYLTVKTGEEIFGTIGMRPNAKNNRDLDFTIDLDFKGQLCELSCSTDYRMR is encoded by the exons ATGAGCCTCCAGCCGCCTCTTGAAGAA GTCTCCTGTGGCCAAGCAGAAAGCAGCGAGAAGCCCAACGCTGAGGACATGACGTCCAAAGATTACTACTTTGATTCCTATGCTCACTTCGGCATTCACGAG GAGATGCTGAAAGATGAGGTACGCACCCTCACGTACCGAAACTCCATGTTTCACAACCGGCACCTCTTCAAGGACAAGGTGGTGCTGGATGTGGGCTCGGGCACAGGGATCCTCTGTATGTTCGCTGCCAAGGCCGGAGCCCGCAAGGTCATCGGG ATCGAGTGTTCCAGTATCTCTGATTATGCGGTGAAGATCGTCAAAGCCAACAAGTTAGACCACG TGGTGACCATCATCAAGGggaaggtggaggaggtggagctTCCGGTGGAGAAGGTGGACATCATTATCAGCGAGTGGATGGGCTACTGCCTTTTCTACGAGTCAATGCTCAACACCGTTCTCTATGCCCGAGACAAGTGGCTG GCACCCGATGGCCTCATCTTCCCAGACCGGGCCACGCTGTATGTGACGGCCATCGAAGACCGGCAGTACAAAGACTACAAGATCCACT GGTGGGAGAACGTATATGGCTTTGACATGTCTTGCATCAAAGACGTGGCCATCAAGGAGCCCCTGGTGGACGTGGTGGACCCCAAGCAGTTGGTCACCAACGCCTGCCTCATAAAG GAGGTGGACATCTACACTGTCAAGGTGGAAGACCTGACCTTCACCTCCCCCTTCTGCCTGCAAGTGAAGCGGAATGACTACGTGCACGCGCTGGTGGCCTACTTCAACATCGAGTTCACTCGCTGCCACAAGAGGACAGGCTTCTCCACCA GCCCCGAGTCCCCGTACACGCACTGGAAGCAGACCGTGTTCTACATGGAGGACTACCTGACCGTGAAGACGGGCGAGGAGATCTTTGGCACCATTGGCATGCGGCCCAATGCCAAGAATAAT
- the PRMT1 gene encoding protein arginine N-methyltransferase 1 isoform X4, with product MVGVAEVSCGQAESSEKPNAEDMTSKDYYFDSYAHFGIHEEMLKDEVRTLTYRNSMFHNRHLFKDKVVLDVGSGTGILCMFAAKAGARKVIGIECSSISDYAVKIVKANKLDHVVTIIKGKVEEVELPVEKVDIIISEWMGYCLFYESMLNTVLYARDKWLAPDGLIFPDRATLYVTAIEDRQYKDYKIHWWENVYGFDMSCIKDVAIKEPLVDVVDPKQLVTNACLIKEVDIYTVKVEDLTFTSPFCLQVKRNDYVHALVAYFNIEFTRCHKRTGFSTSPESPYTHWKQTVFYMEDYLTVKTGEEIFGTIGMRPNAKNNRDLDFTIDLDFKGQLCELSCSTDYRMR from the exons ATGGTAGGCGTGGCTGAG GTCTCCTGTGGCCAAGCAGAAAGCAGCGAGAAGCCCAACGCTGAGGACATGACGTCCAAAGATTACTACTTTGATTCCTATGCTCACTTCGGCATTCACGAG GAGATGCTGAAAGATGAGGTACGCACCCTCACGTACCGAAACTCCATGTTTCACAACCGGCACCTCTTCAAGGACAAGGTGGTGCTGGATGTGGGCTCGGGCACAGGGATCCTCTGTATGTTCGCTGCCAAGGCCGGAGCCCGCAAGGTCATCGGG ATCGAGTGTTCCAGTATCTCTGATTATGCGGTGAAGATCGTCAAAGCCAACAAGTTAGACCACG TGGTGACCATCATCAAGGggaaggtggaggaggtggagctTCCGGTGGAGAAGGTGGACATCATTATCAGCGAGTGGATGGGCTACTGCCTTTTCTACGAGTCAATGCTCAACACCGTTCTCTATGCCCGAGACAAGTGGCTG GCACCCGATGGCCTCATCTTCCCAGACCGGGCCACGCTGTATGTGACGGCCATCGAAGACCGGCAGTACAAAGACTACAAGATCCACT GGTGGGAGAACGTATATGGCTTTGACATGTCTTGCATCAAAGACGTGGCCATCAAGGAGCCCCTGGTGGACGTGGTGGACCCCAAGCAGTTGGTCACCAACGCCTGCCTCATAAAG GAGGTGGACATCTACACTGTCAAGGTGGAAGACCTGACCTTCACCTCCCCCTTCTGCCTGCAAGTGAAGCGGAATGACTACGTGCACGCGCTGGTGGCCTACTTCAACATCGAGTTCACTCGCTGCCACAAGAGGACAGGCTTCTCCACCA GCCCCGAGTCCCCGTACACGCACTGGAAGCAGACCGTGTTCTACATGGAGGACTACCTGACCGTGAAGACGGGCGAGGAGATCTTTGGCACCATTGGCATGCGGCCCAATGCCAAGAATAAT